The nucleotide sequence GGAGCGGGCGTCGGCATGGGCCGCGATCACACGCTCTTCGCCCTGGTGGACGGCAAGGTTGTCTTTACCAACCGCGGCGAGAGGGGCCGGTTCATCAGCATCGAGGCCACTGCGCCTCAGGTTGCCGCCGACTGAAGCGCGGCACACGGCACGCCCTGCCCGGCGACGTGGCGGGGCGTGCTTTTTTAGACCTGGGCAGGCAAGGAGGTGCGTATGGCGTTTCGTGACGTCCTGGATATTGAGGTCGCTGCGGGAAATGGCGGCGACGGCAGCATGAGTTTCCACCGAGCAAAGTACCTGGAAAAGGGCGGGCCGGACGGAGGGCACGGCGGTCGCGGCGGGAACGTCATCCTGCGCGCGATCGAGGGTGTGGAAAGCCTCGAACGTCTGGTGGGCAAGCGCAGGTTCAAAGCGCCCAACGGCGGCTACGGCGAGGGCCGCCTGCGGCAGGGCGCCGATGGCGAAGATCTCTATATTGACGTGCCGGTGGGCACGACCGCCTTTGACCGTGACACCGGCAGGGTGCTGGCCGATCTGGTGCGTGTCGGGCAGGAAAAGGTGATCGCGCGTGGCGGCCTGGGCGGACGCGGCAACAGCACCTTCGTGAGCAGCACCCGGCAGGCCCCGCGGTTTGCAGAATTGGGCACGCCGGGCGAAAAACGCCGGGTGCGGCTGGAGCTGCGCCTGATTGCGGACGTAGGTCTGGTCGGCTACCCCAATGCGGGCAAAAGCAGCCTGCTGGCGGCCCTCTCGCGAGCAAATCCCGCCATCGCCGACTACCCCTTCACCACCCTCTCCCCCATCCTGGGTGTGGTCGAGAGCGCGGATGGCGAGCAGCGGTTCACCATGGCGGACATTCCCGGCATCATCGAGGGCGCGTCGGAGGGCAGGGGCTTGGGCCTGGAATTTCTGCGCCATATCAGCCGCACTCGGCTGCTGGTGTACGTGCTCGACGTGACCCGCAACCCGGTGGAGGAGTTGCGTCAGCTTCAGGCCGAGCTGCACGCCTATAACCCTGATCTGCTGGAGAATGTCTCGTGCATCGCCCTCAACAAGATCGAGCTGGTAGACGCGGAACTCGCGGCGTTTGCTGAGGACGAACTCGCCACCTTTGGCCTCCCGATCTTCCCGGTCAGCGCCCACACCGGCCAGGGCCTCCCCGAGTTGCGTGACGGTCTGTTTCAGCTCCTGCCTGACCGCGAGCTCTGGGCACAGACCCACGCCCTGGAGGAGGAACCGCAAGAGGTCTACGAGGAACCCCTGAGCATCACCTTCCGTGAGGACGCCCCCGAGAAGCCCGGAGCGGAGCCCGAGCGCGTCTGGGAGGTGCACGGGGGCGGCTTTGAAGCCCGGCTTACCCGCTTCTCCCGCTATCTGGAGGACGCCGCAGAGTACCTCTCGGGCCTCTTCAAGCGCCAGGGCCTCTACGCCGCCCTCAAGCGCGCGGGCGCTCGCGAGGGGGATACGGTCGAGATCGGCACCTTCCGCTTCGAGTATTTCGCGGACGAGGACTAGGCCTTTACCTCCAAGGGGCCGTCGGGAAAGGCGTCTTCCCGGCGGCTCGCGCTTCACCGCTTCAGCCCTTGGTCAGAATCCGCACCGTGAGGATCTTGTCGGCCACCGCCCCGGGAATCTCAGCGTTGCTCTCGTCCATGGTGCGGGTCAGCTTGGGAAGCACGTCGTCACCCTGCACGACCTTGCCAAAGATGGTGTGCTTGCCGTTCAGGAAGTCCGTGGGGACAAAGGTGATAAAAAACTGTGACCCGTTGGTGGCAGGACCGCTGTTGGCCATCGCCAGCAGGCCGGGGCTATCAAACGTGAGCTTCTCACGGAATTCGTCCGCGAAGCTGTAGCCGGGACCGCCCGTCCCCCACTGAGCCTTTTTGCTCTCGTCGGCGCTGAGGGGATCACCGCCCTGCGCCATAAAGCCCTCGATCACGCGATGAAAGCGCGTTCCATCATAGAAGTGGTGGCGCGCCAACGTGACAAAATTGTTGACGGTCACGGGTGTCTCCTTCTCGTAGAGGTCAACGAGAATCTGACCCTTCGACGTATCGATGAGCGCGTAGTAGTCCCGGCCGTCTTGCAGGGTGAATTCAGGCGCCGCCTTAAAGCTGCGCACCGGCTTGTCCGAAAGAGGAGGCACCACGGTATAGCCCGCCGGAACGGGGCCGGGTTGGGTGACCGAGGAACTGGCTGCTGTTTTGGTGGCGTCTGTCTGCGTCGTCTCGGTTTGGGCCGTCTCGCCGGTCGTGTCCGTGGTGGCTCCGCTCTCCTCCTTCTGGCAGGAGGTCAACAGGAGCACGGCGGTGAGCAGGGCAGTCAGAAGAGAGGCAGGCTGTTTCACGGGGAGCAGTCTAGCGAGCGCAGGTGAGGGCCGGGCCTGTCGGCAAAACGCATCTTCTACACTGGGCGGGTGATCGTGACGATTGACGGCGTGGCTGCGAGTGGAAAATCAAGTGTCGCCTCGGGGGTCGCGCGGGCGCTGGGGGTGCCGTACGTGAGTAGCGGCCTGCTGTACCGCGCGGCGACCCTGCTCGCCCTGGAAGCGGGCGTGCCGCGGCATGACGCCCACGCCCTCCTCGCACACCTGCGGTCGACGCCCCTGCGGCTAGAACCTCTCCCAGAGGGCAACCGGGTGTGGGCTGGAGAGCGTGACCTCACGCCGGACCTGCATTCCAGCCGGGTAGACGCGGGCGTGAGCACCGTCGCGGCCCTGCCCGAGGTGCGAACCTGGGTGAATACGCTCCTGCGCGCCCTGCCCGAACCCTTTGTGGCGGAGGGCCGCGACATGGGCACAAACGTCTTTCCGCACGCCGAGGCCAAGTTCTACCTGACGGCCAGTCCACGCGTGCGGGCCGAGCGCCGCGCCCGCGAGCGCCCCGAGGACGTGCCCGCTATCGAGGCAGCGCTGATCGAGCGTGACCGCCGCGACGCAGGTCAGAGCGCCCCCGCTCCAGATGCCCGGGTCATCGACACGGGGCCACTCACGCTGGAAGAGGTGATTGCGGCGGTTCTGGCGGGGCTGCCGAAACACGTGGACTGGAACAGAAGCTCTTCCAGTCGAACAGTTGAACCGTCTTAAGCTCGGTCTCCGGAGAGTTCACGCTGCGCTGAGCTGGGTCAGGCGGTTTTACCCATCTGATTCTGAGCCGCTCAACGGACGGAAGCGCCCTCGTCCTGCGCCACAAAC is from Deinococcus sp. YIM 77859 and encodes:
- the obgE gene encoding GTPase ObgE; translated protein: MAFRDVLDIEVAAGNGGDGSMSFHRAKYLEKGGPDGGHGGRGGNVILRAIEGVESLERLVGKRRFKAPNGGYGEGRLRQGADGEDLYIDVPVGTTAFDRDTGRVLADLVRVGQEKVIARGGLGGRGNSTFVSSTRQAPRFAELGTPGEKRRVRLELRLIADVGLVGYPNAGKSSLLAALSRANPAIADYPFTTLSPILGVVESADGEQRFTMADIPGIIEGASEGRGLGLEFLRHISRTRLLVYVLDVTRNPVEELRQLQAELHAYNPDLLENVSCIALNKIELVDAELAAFAEDELATFGLPIFPVSAHTGQGLPELRDGLFQLLPDRELWAQTHALEEEPQEVYEEPLSITFREDAPEKPGAEPERVWEVHGGGFEARLTRFSRYLEDAAEYLSGLFKRQGLYAALKRAGAREGDTVEIGTFRFEYFADED
- the cmk gene encoding (d)CMP kinase; this translates as MIVTIDGVAASGKSSVASGVARALGVPYVSSGLLYRAATLLALEAGVPRHDAHALLAHLRSTPLRLEPLPEGNRVWAGERDLTPDLHSSRVDAGVSTVAALPEVRTWVNTLLRALPEPFVAEGRDMGTNVFPHAEAKFYLTASPRVRAERRARERPEDVPAIEAALIERDRRDAGQSAPAPDARVIDTGPLTLEEVIAAVLAGLPKHVDWNRSSSSRTVEPS
- a CDS encoding peptidylprolyl isomerase; protein product: MKQPASLLTALLTAVLLLTSCQKEESGATTDTTGETAQTETTQTDATKTAASSSVTQPGPVPAGYTVVPPLSDKPVRSFKAAPEFTLQDGRDYYALIDTSKGQILVDLYEKETPVTVNNFVTLARHHFYDGTRFHRVIEGFMAQGGDPLSADESKKAQWGTGGPGYSFADEFREKLTFDSPGLLAMANSGPATNGSQFFITFVPTDFLNGKHTIFGKVVQGDDVLPKLTRTMDESNAEIPGAVADKILTVRILTKG